attaagttcaggatatgtgttgaactttagcattctcaaatttctttgcactgtgatgttggcagcattcattgtggagaaagttttctccaacatgtctgcatcacttatttcatgtccacagaatttaagttgtgagactgtattatacagagctgagctgtattcatttactttcttaaagtcttggaaccttaatgttctccattgatccatagcagctggaagtaaaatttctctttgattattgaatctacttttgagaccttcccataaaatatggggatcttctacagtcacataattattttgtaagcattcatcaatatgttgatgaataaagcaacatgccgttgcttgttctttttcagaacaagtgttgttttcatttatggtttcaagaatgcccattgatttaagatgcatttttacttttataacccatggcatgtagttgttttccgttgattctaaaggagtaaatttaagctttttcagattcgacattttctattatcaaaaattaaaacaaacaacatgataaattagagtcaatttatattcataagtatataaacattaaacataaatttaatataacataaatgataagtaagcgacagtgtcgaccatatgtaagcaatcataaataaatgttatataacataaatgataattaggtgacagtgtcgaccatataaatgttagataatagaaatataaatgttagtaacataaatgataattaggcgacagtgtcgaccatatattattcaggtggtataaccgaccatatatcatttaggtggcagagccaaccataattagtattaagattatcgtgctgataacgtgttataattcagtaggcttataactagctttagtggtttgattcttgattaagaatgctaataatgaagtgtaagaacaaagatgataatagagagaaagaaagaaacactttgtaagtgtgagaaaatggtgccagtttaatgcttgcattcatggctatttatagcaaaaatatcacaagtttagataatacaataataatacttttgtgtatcaataattgactatccatttatatatatatttatatattataacaccgcTATACAAGATTAGAATAACAAATAGTAATCACCGATAACTAAATTAACCTAAACTGGTTCTAATTTAGAAATACCAACTTAAGTTTTTTGATTTGTTCATGAGTGGGGATAACCGAAATTCGTTTATTGTGATCGGTTTTAGCCCTTTGGAATAAACATATTGGACAGCAGGTGGTACAAGCTGTCAAAGCATGAAGTCTTCATATGTGTATGTGATGACTTTGATCAGCTGTAAGAAAGAAGTGGGAGACTTGATCAGCTAAacgtaaaaaaagaaaaaaaaaaatgtatGCTATACGTTTTGTGGAAAATTTTGGCTAGATAGTGTTTAATTGAGGTGACTTTGTAAATATAGTGTATAGTCAAGAAACATTTTTGTAAAAGTGGTATACCCGGATTTCTCAAATCCGGGTTTATCCACATGACATGAAACCGGACTTCTCAAATCCGATTTTGCCTCGTTCGCATGTATTTttgtttcattattttttttttattaaataatatgtTCACTTCTCACACGGAAAATGATGAAACCATCACTTCCGTTTGCACATCATATTCTGGCAATTCTGGCAATAACGTCAAATTATACTCTATGATTATTAACTTATACGGTGTACATAtacattttataatttttagatCCAATTTATATAATCCATACATATTAACACTTAAACAGTATGTTTATTTTACTAAAAAATATTTTACTTATAAAAatggatttttatataaaaaaaaaaaacatatggatttttatataataattatatcgggaaatatttttttttttttttttttttttttttaaatgatgttTTTCTGTAAAAGGTATGGATTTTATAAAGAACAATATGGATTTCTATAACATAAATATAAGTTCTTATAAAATAAAGACGAATTGCGTGGATGGCTCATGAACTTTGTCACAAAAAACACGTTAAACTTTTATCTTTTTTTTTCCGACCTATATGACCCCGAACTATCAACATATAGCACCGATAGCCCAACCTATAAACTCTGTTATCTTTTAGTCCGTTAAGTTGTGGGTGTGCGTGGATGACCCATGAACTTTTTAATAAATATGTATTAAATAGGAATTTATAtaatctttttaaaaaaaaaagagagaaacaAGGTTAATGGAGGTCACCTATCAATATTAGTACATGATATTCCATTCGTCTTAACACAAATGTCCACATTACTATTTCGAGATGTCTCATTTCAAATGTTCATTTTTCACTTCAATCAATTAGAAGAATTTATTCTGGAATGACAACTTTTTTTATTAGTAAATAATGAAGTTAGTTAGATTTTTAAAATATGTGTGCAATAAGAGAGTGAAAACTTGCTATGAGAGAGAGGTAGTTTGAATTTATTGACACCCTTACTTTATCATTTAAGGAATATGCAACTATGTGTATTTGCCTAGAACCTTACCTGAAGAAATCATTGATTTTCCAGGTCGGAAAATGAAGTAACAACTCAGGTGAACAAGAGGTGAACTACTTAGCTGATGAGTCAGCTATACCTTTTTTTAAAAATAGCCTAATGAGGAAACGATCTTAACCTATGTGCTCAAAGATGGAAACCATATTTCTTTATCAGGTTTAGTACATATTTATATATCTAAATCCTCTACCCAGAGTACTGTGCAAATACTTGGATGTATGCATATTTATTTAATGTTTCATTACATGTCGAATTTCTTACATTTTAAAGTCATAGTTTAATCAAATTGTGTTGGCATAAGGTAGCTGGACTGGTAATcaaattaattattatatttttgttatacaagataatatgaacGAATGCCTATTCAATGGTTGCATTAAGTAAGATTGATCCAAGTATATTAAATCCAAAACAAACATAAATCTTGTCTAGACATCAAACATAAAATGAATCAAAACATAACACTTGATCAGTTGAATGTTAAACCCTACCACAATCGTAGTTCTAAGTAGAGTTATTAATCACTCATCTTCTTCACCACCCTCTTCTCCATAGTCTTGATCATCTTCTACCGTTGCATCTTGATACTGCTGATACTCGGCCACCAAATCATTCATGTTACTTTCCGCCTCGGTGAACTCCATCTCATCCATTCCTTCACCCGTGTACCAATGCAAAAACGCCTTTCGCCTAAACATGGCCGTGAATTGTTCACTCACTCGTTTAAACATCTCTTGAATGGAAGTCGAGTTTCCAATGAATGTTGAAGACATTTTAAGCCCGGTTGGTGGAATGTCACAAACACTTGATTTAACGTTATTTGGAATCCACTCAACGAAATAAGACGAGTTCTTGTTTTGAACATTGATCATTTGTTCATCTACCTCTTTGGTACTCATCTTACCCCTAAACATGGCTGACGCCGTTAGGTATCGGCCATGTCTAGGGTCAGCTGCACACATCATGTTCTTAGCGTCCCACATCTGTTGAGTCAACTCTGGGACGCTAAGAGAGATGTATTGTTGGGACCCACGAGAAGTCAACGGTGCGAATCCCACCATGAAGAAATGGAGACGCGGGAATGGGATTAGGTTAACAGCTAGCTTACGTAGGTCAGAGTTCAATTGACCTGGAAACCTCAAGCAACATGTTACACCACTCATGGTTACCGAGATCAAATGGTTCAGATCACCAACTGTAACATAAAAAGCTAAATAAGTAATCTGACTTCAAACGTTTATGCCTTTAATACATGCTTAACACACAAAGGACTAGAATAAATGTAAGGTAATTGTGTATACTTACAACTTGGTGTGGTGAGTTTCAAAGTCCTGAAACAAATGTCATAAAGCGCCTCGTTATCAAGGACCATACATTCATCAGCATTTTCGACCAATTGGTGCACAGAAAGTGTAGCATTATATGGTTCAACGACAGTATCAGAAACTTTGGGTGAGGGGAAAACGGAGAACGTGAGCATCATCCTATCGGGATATTCCTCTCGTATCTTTGAAATCAGAAGTGTCCCCATGCCTGACCCTGTACCGCCTCCAAGCGAGTGACACACCTGAAAACCTATCACAATATCAAACAACAAAGGCTTGGTTACCACTCAATCATTAAACCTGAATGCAGCAAAATCAAGTACTAAGAAGAAAAAACCACAATATTTTATACATTAGTTAAGCCAAAAATAAATGACAGAAACAAGatgtttacaaaaaaaaaaaaaaaaaaaaaaaaagcacatCATTTTAAAGGTTTCATGTAAAATGTCTCTAGCAACCACAATAAATACATGGCGTAATAAACGTATCAAAAATAAATATACCTCTAACAAAAAATCTATAATGTCATTAATTGGTGGGACAATGTACCTTGCAAAGCATCACAATTTTCAGCCTCTTTACGAACAACATCAAGAACCGAATCAATCAACTCAGCCCCTTCCGTATAATGGCCTTTGGCCCAGTTATTGCCAGCACCAGACTGCCCAAACACAAAATTATCGGGCCTAAAAATATTCCCATAAGGACCAGATCGAATACTATCCATAGTACCCGGTTCAAGATCCATAAGGACGGCACGTGGGACATATCGTCCACCCGAGGCTTCATTGTAGTAAACATTAATACGTTCGAGTTGAAGATCACCTGCAGAACCAGTGTATTGGCCTGTTGGATCGATACCGTGTTCATCACATATGACTTCCCAAAACTTTGCACCAATTTGATTGCCACATTGGCCTCCTTGAATGTTTAAAATTTCTCTCATTTTTTGTTAATTTTTTTATGTTTTGGATTGGGATTGGAATGGAGAGGGAAATAGGGAGATTATTTGAAGGGAAATGAATGGGTCATATAACCCGGAGGACGTTATGTGCTAATGGTGGAGGTTATTCATGCAGTTTTTGAAAACTGCTGAATTTCTATATATGATGTTGGTTTGatgcttgttattattattatttttttttctataatttaaattaatatttatatttaatattaatgtttGTTCTTAACCATGACGTTATGTCATAGTATCACGGACTGCCACAttagcgccacatcagcaccttcTTCCCATCACTAACCAAAGACTACATGCTAACAACCATGACATACCCATCACACACTTCCTCACacccactaaattaattaattatttataggtacaaGTAATAAAACAAAATGTATAATAAATAATGCAACCTATCTGTGATTGATAATGTCATCCAACGACAAAATGGACTACGGGGATCCAACCACTAAACAACCACAGATTGCTAATATTGGTGTTAGTGGTTGGCGGATCCAACCACAGAACCGATACAAGCAGTCTAAGGTAAACTATCATTAACGTCAGTGACGAAGTCAGAAACTTAACATTAGTGGCACAAAATAATATCAATATTTTTTTGTTTGTTTCCAAAAGTTGTAATGTAATTAATGATGAAGATTGTTTTTATAGCCTCTCATATAATCTCTTTATAATGAATGAGTTCACCACAAAATGCACAATTTTGGATTTCTAACATAGAGCTTGTCAGCTTGAACTTGAAAAAATATTTGACTTCTTGCATCTCTATATAATTGTACAAATACACAAATAAACAACACAATGATATAATTTAGAATTACTTAACTAAATTAATATGATgcatataaaatctaaaaaaaaaaattctcaaaGATCCTAGATAAgacaaaatgataaataaaaaattTATAGATAAATACTTAGGATTCTGAGTAAACTTTAACGATTGAAAATTATGAAAATAAAAGGCGGATGACAAAACGTGGAAAATTGAGATTTAGGTTGTGTTCTCgagttatttattaatatttatttcttTTGTGGGAAAAAATGAGAGAAGGAGGTGAGTGgagaatgatggaaatgaatgtaatTTAAAATGTTATACATGTATTCTCTGAGTTGAAGGAACTGTAAAACAAAAGGAAAATGAGTAATAAAAAGTAAGTTAGAGTAACTATTCAACACCCATGGATTAATAATATATATGGTAATTACGCAAATAGTTCATGAAGCTTGCTAAAAATTTCACGTTCTTCCTCCTGAACTTTTTTTTGCCTGGGAGTCCTCGAGGTTTGCACTTTTTGTGTGTGCAGTCCCTGACCCTCTCATCCATTAAAAAAATTCATCAAGTGACACCACATACCTTGAGGGTGTTTTtgtctttttaattttatataactCATCTCTTCATATCTTCTTCATTTTCATCCTCTGGAATTCATAAACCAGAACATATTAAACAATCCAAAAACAATATTACACTCAAAATATATAATTGGAATAGAAAAACATtgaaattaaaaaataataataataaaattcaacAAACACAAATCATGTTGAATCAAAACACACAATGAGGTACACATGTAATTTCAAATCCAAGGATCATGTTATTTGGAAACTTATGAGACCACTCCCAATCATAACGTTTTTAAACTACCAAATTAGTGTCACATCAGCATCTTCTATCCATTTATACCCCGGAACAAGGACGTTAACATCCATGACATACTTTCTCACCAGGACATGAAGTGATAAAACCACCTATAATTATTTcaataattatcataattatacaatttaaattaaatcttttaaatAACCTCATTAATAAAAATTACATTATCATAAAAACTTCAAAAAAAATTAACTTACATAAAAAAAATCACAATTTCATgcgtatttattaaataaaaatgagATTTGGGCTCAAACTTAATAAAATTGGGCTAAATAGATACATACTCTTTCTTAAATAAAAAGTCGGCTTAA
This genomic window from Rutidosis leptorrhynchoides isolate AG116_Rl617_1_P2 chromosome 2, CSIRO_AGI_Rlap_v1, whole genome shotgun sequence contains:
- the LOC139892806 gene encoding tubulin beta-1 chain-like is translated as MREILNIQGGQCGNQIGAKFWEVICDEHGIDPTGQYTGSAGDLQLERINVYYNEASGGRYVPRAVLMDLEPGTMDSIRSGPYGNIFRPDNFVFGQSGAGNNWAKGHYTEGAELIDSVLDVVRKEAENCDALQGFQVCHSLGGGTGSGMGTLLISKIREEYPDRMMLTFSVFPSPKVSDTVVEPYNATLSVHQLVENADECMVLDNEALYDICFRTLKLTTPSFGDLNHLISVTMSGVTCCLRFPGQLNSDLRKLAVNLIPFPRLHFFMVGFAPLTSRGSQQYISLSVPELTQQMWDAKNMMCAADPRHGRYLTASAMFRGKMSTKEVDEQMINVQNKNSSYFVEWIPNNVKSSVCDIPPTGLKMSSTFIGNSTSIQEMFKRVSEQFTAMFRRKAFLHWYTGEGMDEMEFTEAESNMNDLVAEYQQYQDATVEDDQDYGEEGGEEDE